One stretch of Streptomyces sp. R21 DNA includes these proteins:
- a CDS encoding HdeD family acid-resistance protein — protein MSETPSGTSWGPEYDDRRAHARHSPSGPGGHEPEPPLEGPLHTLSRAAWQVVLLTGVASLVLGVLVLVWPGASLFAAGILFGVYLVISGVFQLVAAFGTHRTTSLRVLAFISGALSILLGLFCFRGPMQSILLLALWIGIGWLIRGITQTLAAASDRSMPARGWQIFLGILTFVAGIVLIDSPFESVAVLTLVGGIWLVAVGVVEIITAIRIRGRARQVPHTV, from the coding sequence ATGAGCGAGACACCGAGCGGTACCTCCTGGGGTCCGGAGTACGACGACCGCCGGGCCCACGCCCGGCACTCGCCCTCCGGCCCCGGCGGACACGAGCCCGAACCGCCCCTCGAGGGGCCCCTGCACACCCTCTCCCGTGCGGCCTGGCAGGTCGTTCTGCTCACCGGCGTCGCGTCCCTGGTCCTGGGCGTCCTGGTCCTGGTGTGGCCGGGCGCCTCGCTGTTCGCCGCCGGCATCCTGTTCGGCGTCTACCTCGTGATCAGCGGCGTGTTCCAGCTGGTCGCCGCCTTCGGCACGCACCGGACGACCTCACTGCGCGTCCTCGCCTTCATCAGCGGCGCCCTGTCGATCCTGCTGGGCCTGTTCTGCTTCCGCGGCCCCATGCAGTCGATCCTGCTGCTCGCCCTGTGGATCGGCATCGGCTGGCTCATCCGCGGGATCACCCAGACCCTGGCCGCCGCCTCCGACCGGAGCATGCCCGCACGCGGCTGGCAGATCTTCCTCGGGATCCTCACGTTCGTCGCCGGGATCGTGCTGATCGACTCGCCGTTCGAGTCGGTGGCGGTGCTCACCCTGGTCGGCGGTATCTGGCTGGTCGCGGTCGGCGTCGTCGAGATCATCACCGCCATCCGGATCCGGGGGCGCGCGCGGCAGGTCCCGCACACGGTGTGA
- a CDS encoding HhH-GPD-type base excision DNA repair protein produces MDVTLHLAQDPEADELLGRSPLAALVGMLLDQQVPMEWAFKGPSTVAKRLGAEDLDAHEIAAYDPEAFAALLSDKPAVHRYPGSMAKRIQQLCQYLVEHYDGNAELVWKGVEDGRELLRRLEDLPGFGKQKAQIFLALLGKQLGVRPKDWREAAGAYGEAKSFRSVADITGPESLVKVRAHKQEMKAAARAEKAGN; encoded by the coding sequence ATGGACGTCACCCTTCACCTCGCCCAGGACCCCGAGGCCGACGAGCTGCTCGGGCGGTCCCCGCTCGCCGCGCTGGTCGGCATGCTGCTGGACCAGCAGGTTCCGATGGAGTGGGCGTTCAAGGGGCCCTCGACCGTCGCCAAGCGGCTGGGCGCCGAGGACCTGGACGCGCACGAGATCGCCGCGTACGACCCGGAGGCCTTCGCCGCGCTGCTCTCGGACAAGCCCGCCGTGCACCGCTATCCCGGCTCCATGGCCAAGCGGATCCAGCAGCTGTGCCAGTACCTCGTCGAGCACTACGACGGCAACGCCGAGCTCGTCTGGAAGGGCGTCGAGGACGGTCGGGAGCTGCTGCGCCGGCTGGAGGACCTGCCCGGCTTCGGCAAGCAGAAGGCACAGATCTTCCTGGCACTGCTGGGCAAGCAGCTCGGCGTACGCCCCAAGGACTGGCGGGAGGCCGCGGGCGCCTACGGCGAGGCGAAGTCCTTCCGCTCCGTCGCCGACATCACCGGACCCGAGTCGCTGGTCAAGGTACGGGCGCACAAGCAGGAGATGAAGGCGGCGGCGAGGGCGGAGAAGGCCGGGAATTAG
- a CDS encoding siderophore-interacting protein yields the protein MGQGHGWEGAVLRLLRAKDFTCTVTDAEDVTPDYRRVHLTDGGMLAATGIHPTMWVRLWFDNAGRPHQRAYTLVDPDPAAGAFSLEFALHEGVASDWARAAKPGDTIEATVHGTGFEEPDPAPTHVFAIGDPASLPAVNSLLAALDSSPATIWFGGAADGLPFRTDPARHEIRTGDRLVDRVREDLPGLLRVHPDAYVWIACDTATTRTLSSYVRKELGVPKDRMHALGYWRAA from the coding sequence ATGGGCCAGGGTCACGGCTGGGAGGGCGCGGTCCTCAGGCTGCTGCGCGCGAAGGACTTCACGTGCACCGTGACGGACGCCGAGGACGTGACCCCGGACTACCGGCGCGTCCACCTCACCGACGGCGGCATGCTCGCGGCGACCGGCATCCATCCGACCATGTGGGTCCGCCTCTGGTTCGACAACGCGGGCAGGCCCCACCAGCGGGCGTACACCCTCGTCGACCCGGACCCGGCGGCCGGCGCCTTCAGCCTGGAGTTCGCCCTCCACGAAGGCGTCGCCAGCGACTGGGCGCGGGCGGCGAAGCCCGGCGACACGATCGAGGCCACGGTCCACGGCACGGGCTTCGAGGAGCCCGATCCCGCCCCGACCCACGTCTTCGCGATCGGCGACCCGGCCTCCCTGCCCGCCGTCAACTCCCTGCTGGCAGCGCTGGACTCGTCCCCGGCGACGATCTGGTTCGGGGGCGCCGCCGACGGTCTCCCGTTCCGCACCGACCCCGCCCGCCACGAGATCCGCACCGGCGACCGCCTGGTCGACCGGGTGCGGGAGGACCTCCCCGGCCTGCTGCGGGTCCACCCCGACGCGTACGTCTGGATCGCCTGCGACACGGCGACGACCCGGACCCTGTCCTCGTACGTCCGCAAGGAACTGGGCGTCCCCAAGGACCGGATGCACGCGCTCGGGTACTGGCGGGCGGCCTGA
- a CDS encoding penicillin acylase family protein produces the protein MAVEIYRDDWGIPHLRAGSARELAHAQGRVTALDRAWQLEVERHRSQGTSAAFLGAEAVGWDRLARRARLDDTARRCFAALERRDPETADWIVAYVDGVNEGLAEGARHAPEFAAAGLAPGRWEPWSPFGVWLGTHILFAGFPAKLWREEVAGQLGADAVGLFATDGPGTSGSNGWLVSGERTATGLPVIGGDPHRFIEDPGVYQQIHLACPEFDVVGLAVPGIPGIAHFAHTGHVAWAITNAMADYQDLYRERLRRRGTRVEALGPDGEWRPAARHLETVEVAGGEPVEVEVIETDRGPVVIGGVGEEGAEEGAVGGEAVGPISLRHPPRVTEDLGFSALLPLLRARRVADVDRAFDAWAEPVNVVQAADTEGGLLHRVAGKVPVRAAANRTRIVAACEPGHEWQGWHEMPYGTVDDGLAVMANQRGPATPLGVEFAPPHRATRIRQLLSAQDKWSAVDMPALHMDTHLASAAALLDHIAALTDERLSPAAAELTAQLLCWDRRMEASSTGAAVFAAVRSAVVRRLAAHPAFACLADPPAYPEIFRPWLALTPRIAFALEHLLTARELYGIDRAAVVRDAVEEVAAVQQTGTWGDTHRLAPWRALATMSYDEPGLSGDHDCVLCTSAVPGLTDLAARGPAARYVWDLARRDDSLWVVPFGASGIPGSPHHRDQLPLWLTGDLAPVVTDWSRLEPTEPLSRPTNTKEHG, from the coding sequence GTGGCCGTCGAGATCTACCGTGACGACTGGGGGATCCCGCACCTGCGCGCCGGCAGCGCACGCGAACTCGCCCACGCCCAGGGCCGTGTCACCGCCCTCGACCGCGCCTGGCAGCTGGAGGTCGAACGGCACCGTTCGCAGGGCACCTCGGCCGCTTTCCTCGGCGCCGAAGCCGTCGGCTGGGACCGCCTGGCCCGCCGCGCCCGCCTCGACGACACCGCCCGCCGCTGCTTCGCCGCCCTGGAACGGCGCGACCCCGAGACGGCCGACTGGATCGTGGCGTACGTCGACGGCGTGAACGAAGGGCTCGCGGAAGGGGCCCGGCACGCCCCCGAGTTCGCGGCGGCCGGGCTCGCCCCCGGGCGCTGGGAGCCCTGGTCCCCGTTCGGTGTCTGGCTCGGCACGCACATCCTGTTCGCGGGCTTCCCCGCCAAGCTGTGGCGCGAGGAGGTCGCAGGGCAGCTGGGCGCGGACGCGGTCGGGCTGTTCGCCACCGACGGTCCCGGCACCTCCGGCAGCAACGGCTGGCTCGTCTCCGGCGAGCGCACCGCCACCGGACTCCCGGTCATCGGGGGAGACCCGCACCGCTTCATCGAGGACCCCGGCGTCTACCAGCAGATCCACCTGGCCTGCCCCGAATTCGACGTCGTCGGCCTCGCCGTCCCCGGTATCCCGGGCATCGCCCACTTCGCCCACACCGGCCATGTCGCCTGGGCGATCACCAACGCCATGGCCGACTACCAGGACCTCTACCGCGAGCGGCTGCGACGCCGGGGCACGCGGGTCGAGGCCCTCGGCCCCGACGGCGAGTGGCGGCCCGCCGCACGGCACTTGGAGACGGTCGAGGTCGCGGGGGGAGAGCCGGTCGAGGTCGAGGTGATCGAGACCGACCGCGGACCCGTCGTCATCGGAGGGGTGGGCGAGGAGGGTGCCGAGGAAGGGGCCGTCGGGGGCGAGGCCGTCGGTCCGATCAGCCTCCGCCACCCGCCCCGCGTCACCGAGGACCTCGGCTTCAGCGCGCTGCTCCCCCTGCTGCGGGCCCGCCGGGTCGCCGACGTGGACCGGGCCTTCGACGCCTGGGCCGAGCCGGTGAACGTCGTGCAGGCCGCCGACACCGAGGGTGGGCTGCTGCACCGGGTCGCCGGCAAGGTGCCGGTGCGCGCCGCGGCGAACCGTACGCGGATCGTCGCCGCCTGCGAGCCCGGGCACGAGTGGCAGGGCTGGCACGAGATGCCGTACGGCACGGTCGACGACGGCCTCGCCGTCATGGCGAACCAGCGCGGCCCCGCCACTCCTCTCGGCGTCGAGTTCGCCCCGCCGCACCGCGCCACCCGCATCCGACAGCTCCTGTCCGCGCAGGACAAGTGGTCGGCGGTGGACATGCCCGCCCTCCACATGGACACCCATCTAGCTTCCGCGGCAGCCCTGTTGGACCACATCGCTGCGCTGACGGACGAGCGGCTCAGCCCGGCCGCCGCCGAACTCACCGCCCAACTCCTGTGCTGGGACCGGCGGATGGAGGCGAGCAGCACCGGGGCCGCCGTGTTCGCCGCCGTGCGCAGTGCGGTCGTACGACGGCTCGCGGCACACCCCGCCTTCGCGTGCCTGGCCGATCCGCCCGCCTACCCCGAGATCTTCCGGCCGTGGCTGGCGCTCACCCCGCGGATCGCCTTCGCCCTCGAACACCTCCTCACGGCAAGGGAGTTGTACGGCATCGACCGCGCGGCCGTGGTCCGGGACGCCGTCGAGGAGGTGGCCGCCGTACAGCAGACCGGCACGTGGGGCGACACTCACCGCCTGGCCCCCTGGCGGGCGCTCGCCACCATGTCGTACGACGAACCGGGTCTGTCCGGGGACCACGACTGCGTGCTGTGCACCTCCGCCGTGCCGGGCCTCACCGACCTGGCCGCGCGCGGGCCGGCCGCCCGCTACGTCTGGGACCTGGCCCGCCGCGACGACAGCCTCTGGGTGGTGCCCTTCGGCGCCTCCGGCATCCCCGGCTCGCCCCATCACCGCGACCAACTCCCCTTGTGGCTCACGGGAGATCTGGCACCGGTCGTCACCGACTGGAGCCGCCTTGAGCCGACTGAGCCACTGAGCCGCCCGACGAACACGAAGGAACACGGATGA
- a CDS encoding GNAT family N-acetyltransferase: MSEPYAHARAAVHEQAVDGFGTVRILPLDPHADLDVVHAWVSEERAVFWGMNGLSREQILEAYVHLDSLDTHHAFLAVRDGEPAALFQTYEPEADRVGECYDVEPGDIGVHVLIGPSRPTGPSGSGGARPGFSAALLSAFTAYVLLGLDRRRVVVDPDERNEKAVARFLRQGFVAGPSVVLPEIDLPDVYLPEKRARLAFLTRRSAFGDVVR; the protein is encoded by the coding sequence ATGTCCGAGCCGTACGCCCACGCCCGCGCCGCCGTCCACGAGCAGGCCGTCGACGGCTTCGGGACCGTCCGTATCCTGCCCCTCGACCCGCACGCCGACCTGGACGTCGTCCACGCCTGGGTGAGCGAGGAGCGCGCCGTCTTCTGGGGCATGAACGGGCTGAGCCGGGAGCAGATCCTGGAGGCGTACGTCCATCTGGACTCGCTCGACACCCACCACGCCTTCCTCGCGGTCAGGGACGGCGAACCGGCCGCCCTCTTCCAGACGTACGAGCCCGAGGCCGACCGGGTCGGCGAGTGCTACGACGTCGAGCCCGGCGACATCGGCGTTCATGTTCTCATCGGCCCGAGCCGCCCCACCGGCCCGTCCGGATCAGGCGGCGCCCGCCCCGGCTTCTCCGCCGCGCTGCTGAGCGCGTTCACCGCGTATGTGCTGCTCGGGCTCGACCGGCGCCGGGTCGTCGTCGACCCCGACGAGCGCAACGAGAAGGCCGTCGCCCGCTTCCTCCGACAGGGGTTCGTGGCCGGCCCGTCCGTCGTGCTGCCCGAGATCGACCTGCCGGACGTGTACCTGCCCGAGAAGCGCGCCCGGCTCGCCTTCCTCACTCGCCGATCGGCCTTCGGGGACGTCGTACGGTGA
- a CDS encoding cupin domain-containing protein has protein sequence MTPEDLIGHYELEPIPREGGLFRRTWAGPERADGRPEGSAIVALLTAEPGDYSALHRLPADEIWHFYLGDPMDMLLLAPDGTSRAAVLGPDILGGQHLQLTVPAGTWMGARVAAGGAWSFFGCTMAPGFTYRDYEHGDPAELAVRYPAEAVRIAALGRP, from the coding sequence GTGACTCCTGAAGACCTGATCGGCCACTACGAGTTGGAGCCCATCCCCCGCGAGGGCGGCCTCTTCCGCCGTACGTGGGCGGGGCCCGAGCGCGCCGACGGCCGCCCCGAAGGTTCCGCGATCGTCGCCCTGCTCACCGCCGAGCCGGGCGACTACTCGGCCCTCCACCGGCTCCCCGCCGACGAGATCTGGCACTTCTACCTCGGCGACCCGATGGACATGCTCCTCCTCGCCCCCGACGGAACATCCCGCGCGGCCGTCCTCGGCCCCGACATACTCGGCGGCCAGCACCTGCAGCTCACCGTCCCCGCGGGCACCTGGATGGGCGCGCGGGTCGCCGCGGGCGGCGCCTGGTCCTTCTTCGGCTGCACGATGGCCCCCGGCTTCACCTACCGCGACTACGAGCACGGGGACCCCGCCGAACTGGCCGTCCGCTACCCCGCGGAGGCGGTGCGGATCGCCGCGCTGGGCCGCCCGTGA
- a CDS encoding SDR family NAD(P)-dependent oxidoreductase gives MTAAGLLAGQVALVTGAAGGIGRGIALRLARAGAAVAVHTRTSDAAEVVDAVRESGGTAVALRGDLRDEDACRRVVREAAEWGGRLTSLVNNAGVQPVQQLPGMSLADWRAVVDTNLSSVFACTQAAAEVMRETGGGTITHIASIEAAHPAPLHAHYAASKAAVVMHARAAALEYGPHGIRVNTVSPGLVDREGLAEAWPDGVRRWQQAAPTGRLGRPEDIGDACVFLASPLASWISGHDLVVDGGVSARPTW, from the coding sequence GTGACAGCGGCCGGACTCCTCGCCGGGCAGGTCGCCCTCGTGACCGGGGCCGCGGGCGGGATCGGCCGGGGGATCGCACTGCGGCTCGCGCGGGCCGGGGCGGCGGTCGCGGTCCACACCCGTACGTCGGACGCGGCTGAAGTGGTGGACGCCGTACGGGAGTCGGGTGGAACGGCGGTCGCACTGCGGGGCGATCTGCGGGACGAGGACGCGTGCCGCCGGGTGGTCCGTGAGGCCGCGGAGTGGGGCGGGAGGCTGACTTCCCTGGTCAACAACGCGGGCGTGCAGCCGGTTCAGCAACTGCCCGGCATGTCCCTGGCCGACTGGAGGGCCGTCGTCGACACCAACCTGTCGAGCGTCTTCGCCTGCACCCAGGCCGCCGCCGAGGTGATGCGGGAGACCGGCGGCGGCACCATCACCCACATCGCCTCCATCGAGGCCGCCCACCCCGCCCCGCTGCACGCCCACTACGCCGCCTCCAAGGCCGCCGTCGTCATGCACGCCCGCGCCGCGGCCCTCGAATACGGGCCGCACGGCATCCGCGTGAACACCGTCTCGCCAGGCCTGGTCGACCGCGAAGGACTCGCCGAGGCCTGGCCGGACGGCGTACGACGCTGGCAACAGGCCGCGCCCACAGGGAGGTTGGGGCGCCCCGAGGACATCGGCGACGCCTGCGTGTTCCTCGCCTCGCCGCTGGCGTCCTGGATCAGCGGCCACGACCTGGTGGTGGACGGAGGCGTGTCCGCGCGGCCGACCTGGTGA
- a CDS encoding copper resistance CopC/CopD family protein: MVLLGAVLGLLLLGGAGTASAHAALSGTDPGDGTVLKSAPGAVTLTFTESVGLLDDSFRVLDPDNRRVHTGAPQHADDRSDTARVTLPRDLGTGTFTVAWRVVSADSHPVSGAFTFAVGKPSATQAVLPDTPTEDPVTGSLYDIARYAAYTALALLIGTAVFALVCRPNDTGPLKQPLLAGWWTLLAATLALLVLRGPYETGSGPATAFDPSALRHTLTSRPGAVLLARLVLLAAAAALSLRLKGRPEREQRTPALLATGAVLSVALALTWAAAEHASAGIQVPLAMTSSVLHLLAMAVWLGGLAALLTTLYRSRSAAPLPATALPRFSRLAFTSVTVLTVTGIYQSWRGLGSWHALTSTSYGDILIAKLCAVVVLLTAAAFSRRWTARLAVAEAPEEEKDKERERAKEKVLERVGGSAAAEAPVVPTAEVVTGASADDVPPDDVPPLPVRNLRRSVLAEVTVGIVVLVITTVLTGTLPGRAATEASAATATGSAAGAPTSSTTVIPFDVGTPGGRGKVQITLEPGRVGENTVQAVVFGSDGGISTVPELRLSFTLADQKIGPLDAGLTDQGGYWGTEAVNLPFPGTWTMKVTVRVSELDQVSESKTVRIAR, encoded by the coding sequence ATGGTGCTGCTGGGCGCCGTGCTGGGCCTGCTCCTCCTCGGCGGCGCCGGCACCGCGTCCGCGCACGCCGCCCTCAGCGGCACCGACCCGGGCGACGGAACCGTCCTCAAGTCCGCCCCGGGCGCCGTCACCCTGACCTTCACCGAGTCCGTCGGTCTCCTCGACGACTCCTTCCGCGTCCTCGACCCCGACAACCGGCGCGTCCACACCGGCGCACCGCAACACGCGGACGACCGCTCCGACACCGCCCGCGTGACCCTCCCCCGCGACCTGGGAACCGGCACGTTCACGGTGGCCTGGCGGGTCGTCTCGGCGGACAGCCACCCCGTCTCCGGCGCCTTCACCTTCGCCGTCGGCAAGCCCTCCGCCACCCAGGCGGTGCTGCCGGACACCCCCACCGAGGACCCGGTCACCGGCAGCCTCTACGACATCGCCCGCTACGCCGCGTACACCGCCCTCGCCCTCCTCATCGGCACCGCCGTCTTCGCCCTGGTCTGCCGCCCGAACGACACCGGCCCCCTGAAGCAGCCGCTCCTCGCCGGCTGGTGGACCCTGCTCGCCGCCACGCTCGCGCTGCTCGTGCTGCGCGGCCCGTACGAGACGGGCAGCGGCCCGGCGACGGCCTTCGACCCGTCCGCCCTGCGCCACACACTGACCAGCCGACCAGGTGCCGTACTGCTGGCAAGGCTGGTGCTGCTGGCAGCGGCGGCCGCGTTGTCGCTACGGCTGAAGGGGCGGCCGGAGCGGGAACAGCGCACCCCCGCCCTCCTCGCCACGGGCGCCGTGCTCTCCGTCGCCCTCGCGCTGACCTGGGCCGCCGCCGAGCACGCCTCCGCCGGCATCCAGGTGCCCCTGGCGATGACGTCCTCGGTGCTGCACCTGCTCGCCATGGCGGTCTGGCTCGGCGGCCTGGCCGCCCTGCTCACCACCCTCTACCGCTCCCGTTCGGCCGCCCCCCTCCCCGCGACCGCCCTCCCCCGCTTCTCCCGCCTCGCCTTCACCTCAGTGACCGTCCTGACCGTCACCGGCATCTACCAGTCCTGGCGCGGCCTCGGCTCCTGGCACGCCCTCACCTCCACGTCGTACGGCGACATCCTGATCGCCAAGCTGTGCGCGGTGGTTGTGCTGCTGACGGCGGCGGCCTTCTCACGGAGGTGGACGGCGCGGCTGGCGGTGGCGGAGGCGCCGGAGGAGGAGAAGGACAAGGAGAGGGAGCGGGCGAAGGAGAAGGTGCTGGAGCGGGTGGGGGGATCGGCGGCGGCGGAGGCCCCGGTGGTCCCGACGGCCGAGGTGGTCACCGGGGCCTCCGCCGACGACGTACCGCCCGACGACGTACCGCCCCTTCCGGTCCGTAATCTGCGCCGCTCCGTTCTGGCCGAAGTCACCGTCGGCATCGTGGTGCTGGTGATCACCACCGTGCTCACGGGCACGCTGCCGGGGCGGGCCGCGACCGAGGCGTCGGCCGCCACAGCGACGGGGTCGGCCGCGGGGGCGCCCACCTCGTCCACCACGGTGATCCCCTTCGATGTGGGCACCCCGGGCGGTCGCGGCAAGGTGCAGATCACGCTCGAACCGGGCCGGGTCGGCGAGAACACCGTCCAGGCCGTGGTGTTCGGCTCCGACGGCGGCATCTCCACCGTCCCCGAACTGCGCCTCTCCTTCACCCTCGCCGACCAGAAGATCGGCCCCCTGGACGCCGGCCTCACCGACCAGGGCGGCTACTGGGGCACCGAGGCGGTCAACCTGCCCTTCCCCGGCACCTGGACGATGAAAGTGACGGTGCGGGTCTCCGAGCTGGACCAGGTGAGCGAGTCGAAGACGGTACGGATCGCGCGCTGA
- a CDS encoding calcium-binding protein encodes MRTTTRLALLGTSVALVATAAGATAAQAEDGGAGNITIDKVVVNGGKPVVVGTTNVVSAKVTVTASDDSGIAETTYISAFGPNPNFAQIWYDDGDITCVKASATTSTCTGTLTFDPQASTGFVNNSAAATWNLSTLVSANDLDFIHRDAATTFKVQRYSKLTVNASPEPVKKGRTITVTGKLSRANWEDNLYHGYTNQPVKLQFRKKGSDTYTTVKTINSNSTGELKTTVTASTDGYFRYSFAGTSTTPAVNATGDFVDVQ; translated from the coding sequence ATGCGCACCACCACACGCCTTGCCCTGCTCGGCACCAGCGTCGCGCTGGTCGCCACCGCGGCCGGTGCCACCGCCGCGCAGGCGGAGGACGGCGGCGCGGGCAACATCACGATCGACAAGGTCGTCGTCAACGGCGGCAAGCCGGTCGTGGTGGGGACCACCAACGTGGTGTCCGCCAAGGTCACCGTGACCGCCTCGGACGATTCGGGCATCGCCGAGACCACGTACATCAGCGCCTTCGGCCCGAACCCGAACTTCGCGCAGATCTGGTACGACGACGGTGACATCACGTGCGTCAAGGCGAGCGCCACCACGTCGACCTGCACGGGCACGCTGACCTTCGACCCGCAGGCGTCCACCGGCTTCGTCAACAACAGTGCGGCGGCCACCTGGAACCTCAGCACGCTGGTCTCCGCCAACGACCTCGACTTCATCCACCGGGACGCGGCCACCACGTTCAAGGTGCAGCGCTACTCGAAGCTGACGGTCAACGCCTCTCCGGAGCCGGTGAAGAAGGGCAGGACCATCACGGTCACCGGCAAGCTCTCCCGGGCCAACTGGGAGGACAACCTGTACCACGGCTACACGAACCAGCCGGTGAAGCTGCAGTTCCGCAAGAAGGGCAGCGACACCTACACCACGGTGAAGACCATCAACTCCAACTCGACGGGCGAGCTGAAGACGACCGTCACCGCCTCCACCGACGGCTACTTCCGCTACAGCTTCGCGGGCACGTCGACGACACCGGCGGTCAACGCGACCGGCGACTTCGTGGACGTCCAGTAG
- a CDS encoding xanthine dehydrogenase small subunit, with amino-acid sequence MTEARITVNGKETPISPAAPHTTVLDFLRERGLTGTKEGCAEGECGACSVLVARPGVNKPTDWVAVNACLVPAAALDGQEVITSEGLATVGEDGTAPTLHPVQEEMAVRGGSQCGYCTPGFVCSMAAEYYRPGRCTHADPADGADAHADAEHGPNGFDLHALSGNLCRCTGYRPIRDAAFAVGEPADEDPLAQRREQSPPAPVATEYTQDDSTFLRRNTLAETLRLLREQPDAVVVAGSTDFGVEVNIRSRRAECVIAIDRLPEMRELRVESDHIEIGAALTLTEIERKLDGDVPLLAELFPQFASRLIRNGATLGGNLGTGSPIGDSPPVLLALEASLVLADADGERVVPLAEYFTGYRQSVRRPGELIRAVRIPLPLSPVTGFHKIAKRRFDDISSVAVGFALDIEDGVVRKARIGLGGVAATPIRALATEAALEGRPWSVETVEAAARVLRGEGTPMSDHRASSLYRSAMLGQSLLKLHAQTTEAVSS; translated from the coding sequence ATGACAGAGGCGCGGATCACGGTCAACGGGAAAGAAACGCCGATTTCACCGGCTGCGCCCCACACCACGGTGCTGGACTTTCTGCGCGAGCGTGGCCTCACCGGCACCAAGGAAGGCTGCGCCGAGGGTGAATGCGGCGCCTGTTCGGTCCTGGTGGCCCGTCCCGGGGTGAACAAGCCCACCGACTGGGTGGCGGTCAACGCCTGCCTGGTCCCGGCCGCGGCGCTGGACGGCCAGGAGGTCATCACCTCCGAGGGCCTCGCCACGGTCGGCGAGGACGGCACGGCGCCCACCCTGCACCCGGTGCAGGAGGAGATGGCGGTCCGCGGCGGCTCCCAGTGCGGCTACTGCACACCGGGATTCGTCTGCAGCATGGCCGCGGAGTACTACCGGCCGGGCCGCTGCACGCACGCGGACCCGGCCGACGGCGCCGATGCCCACGCCGACGCCGAGCACGGTCCGAACGGTTTCGACCTGCACGCGCTGAGCGGAAACCTGTGCCGCTGCACCGGCTATCGCCCGATCCGCGACGCCGCGTTCGCCGTGGGGGAACCCGCAGACGAGGACCCGCTGGCGCAGCGCCGCGAGCAGTCCCCGCCGGCGCCGGTGGCCACCGAGTACACCCAGGACGACAGCACGTTCCTGCGCAGGAACACCCTGGCCGAGACGCTGCGGCTGCTGCGCGAGCAGCCCGACGCGGTGGTGGTCGCCGGCTCCACCGACTTCGGGGTGGAGGTGAACATCCGCTCCCGCCGGGCGGAGTGCGTGATCGCCATCGACCGGCTGCCCGAGATGCGGGAGCTGCGCGTCGAATCCGACCACATCGAGATCGGCGCGGCACTGACGCTCACAGAGATCGAGCGCAAGCTCGACGGTGACGTCCCGCTCCTCGCGGAGCTGTTCCCGCAGTTCGCATCCCGGCTCATCCGCAACGGTGCGACCCTCGGCGGCAACCTGGGCACCGGTTCGCCCATCGGTGACAGCCCGCCGGTGCTGCTCGCCCTGGAGGCGTCGTTGGTGCTCGCCGACGCCGACGGTGAGCGCGTGGTCCCGCTGGCGGAGTACTTCACCGGCTACCGGCAGAGCGTGCGCCGCCCCGGCGAGCTGATCCGCGCGGTGCGCATCCCCCTGCCGCTGTCGCCGGTCACCGGTTTCCACAAGATCGCCAAGCGGCGCTTCGACGACATCTCCAGCGTGGCGGTCGGTTTCGCGCTCGACATCGAGGACGGCGTCGTCCGCAAGGCGCGCATCGGCCTCGGCGGCGTGGCCGCCACCCCGATCCGTGCGCTCGCCACCGAGGCCGCCCTGGAGGGCAGGCCGTGGTCGGTGGAGACCGTCGAGGCCGCGGCCCGGGTGCTGCGCGGCGAGGGAACGCCGATGAGCGATCACCGCGCCAGCTCCCTCTACCGCTCCGCGATGCTCGGCCAGAGCCTGCTGAAGCTGCACGCGCAAACCACCGAGGCGGTGTCGTCATGA